Sequence from the [Bacteroides] pectinophilus genome:
ACAGATAATCAAGCACAAATATATCTATTCCAACGAGATATGGAAAATTATAGAACTCATCCATATGCTTCTGTTCATATGATATATTCGTATTATTAACTACCCTTGCAAGGAAAAGCCAGTGATCCTCCTTGTGCGCATAATCATGCAGACAGTAATTACCGGGAAGTTCCTTCGCCGCTGCGCGCCTGAACTTCTCATAGTCTGCCCTCTTCATGCATATGTCCATGTCATCATCCCATGGCACATAACCGCCATGCCTTACAGTTCCAAGAAGTGTTCCCCAATCGGCAAAGTAAGTGATATTATGTTTCCTGCATATCGAATCTATGACATCAAGCACCTTAAGCTGCGCGCCCCATGCCTGCTTTATGGCCGTCGGTACGAAAAAGCCATTGCGTACCTCATCTCTGAAATAATCAATAGGTAATCTATCCATTCCGTCTCCTAATTCATAACAGACATAATCTTTATATAATCTTCTGACTTGTCACGCATAATCTTAAGCCCGCTCTCAAGTTCATTTATCCTGAACCTGTGCGTTATCAGCTTAGATGGCATGATGCTGCCACTGCCGATACTCTTAAGGACATAATGCCAGTCATCATCATCGTCACCCGTAAATGATGAATTCCATGTTCCGGTAACATGAAGCTGATTGCGCAGTATCTTCCAATAGGTCTGCTTATCAAAATTCATATCTGAATACGGATTGCCGACAAAACATATACTTCCCCCACAGGCTGCTGAATTAACCGCCCAATTAACTGTCTCATTCTTACCGACACACTCAAAAAAGACGTCAACTCCGCTGCCATCTGTCTTTTCCATCAGCCACTCAGCTGCATCACATCCACTTGAAATTCCTTCCCGTATATCATAAAAATTATCTTCCGGAATATCAAGATTTGCTGTCATAGCCTTCTGTGATGACTTATTCCCGATTACAAATATATTGTCATATCCGCGGCTTTTCAAAAGCATGACAATAAGCATGCCAATAGTTCCAAGTCCGCAGACGGCAATACTTACATCATCAGCTGCTTCCACATTACCGGAAAGCACACGCCTTATTGCATGACATGCAACTGCAGACGGTTCAAGCATTGCTGCGTCCTGATAAGAAACATTATCCGGAAGCTCTATAAGATTAGCTGCCGGAACTGCCGCGTACTCAGCAAAACCGCCATTACATCTTGAGCCAAGATAACTGTAATTGCGGCACATCTCATACATTCCTTTTCTGCATGCCACACACTGCCTGCATGGAATAAGAGGGAATATTCCTACTCTTTTATTAAGCCACGTGCCATCATCTCCCGCAGAATTACAATAATCAGAATTACTGCCATTATCCACAGCAATAACGCGTCCGGCAAATTCATGTCCCGGAATAAGCGGCATACTATGTGCACCGGTCTTATATATACGTGGAATATCCGAACCGCATATTCCCGCTGCCATAACTTTAACAAGCACCTCTCCGTCTCTTAGCCGTGGCATATCCACATCCTCATATCTTATGTCATCTGTATCATGAAGCACCCATGCTTTCATACTAATCTCCGTTCTTACCCGCATTAATTGCTGTTATAAATCTTTCAAGATCTGCATTAGTTGTAATCTTATAGTTGTTCTCATCTCCCGGAATCACTGCTATATTCATTCCGGCAATAACAGCCGGCTCCGTGGAACCATTTATCGAATATATTCTGTCAGGCAGCAGTGCTTTATTGGCTTCATAATATCTGCCTAATCTGAACAGTTCCGGTGCCTGCCCCGCAAAAAGTGTACTTCTGTCAAGCAGTGAATCTACATGCATTCCATCATTACTCATGTATATGGTATCCTTCATTGGCAGAACCGGAAGCACTCCGTCATATTCCGCTGCTTCATTATTATTGCCGCCTGTAAGTCTGCTCACACAGCTTTCTATCAGTTCACCACTCAGGCACGGTCTTGCTGCATCGTGAATAAATACAACATCCGAGTCATCTGCATACTTTCGTATGCTTTCAAGTCCATTGAATATTGAAAGCTGACGTGTCTGTCCCGGTTCTGTGAATCCTCTGAACTTATGACTGTCATCATAATAATCAATGTCTTTTCTTATCCTGTCATGCCACATATCATCTGCAACAATCTGAACAGCATCTATATAACTGCTTTCTGCAATCGTTTCTATGCAGTATGAAATAATTGTACGTCCGCCAGCCTCTATATACTGCTTTGGTATATCTGCACCAAGCCGCAGACCACGTCCGCCCGATAATATAAGTGCAATATTCATAACTGTCCCCTGAATCTTAGATTGCGTATATCTTCTATTATATCTTTGTATGGCCTGTCCTTTCCAAACAGCAGCGTGGTTCCGAGCACAAAACCTTTCATGCCTTTTGGTGCAAACTCCGTAATTCTCTGTGCGCTGCATGCTCCATCCCAGTACATCTCAAAATCCATGTCTTCTTTTAAGGAAAGGAGTTTGTCTATCTTATGCCCTACATACGGCAGATACATCTGACCTGCATTCCCCGGATTGACGGACATAACAAGTACCTTTTTTACAATACGCAGCATCTCAAACACCGTCTCAACTGATGTTCCTGGATTAATTGCTATTCCCGGAATCATTCCTGCATCGATAATTGTCTGCAACGTCGTTGAAGGATGATATTCTGCTTCAGGATGGATGTACACCGTATCTCCCCTGCGCAGATTCTTAAGAAACAGCCCTATGTGTGTATTAGGATGTTCAATCATAAGGTGCACATCCAAAGGCTTGTCCGTTGCCCCCGCTATGTATCTCATATCATTAAGTGACATTGCAAAATTAGGCACATATCGTCCATCCATAATATCTATATGAAATGAGTCTATGCCGCCCATCTCCAGTTCTCTTATTTCTCTTTCCAGATGCCCGTAATCAGCGCACATCATGGATGCTGTTAATTCAAATTGCATATGGTTATCTCGATTCTGTTTATTATAGTGGTATTATAGCATGTGATTTTATGAATATACATAGTAATTACTCTCTTCTTCCTCAAGCTTATCAATAATTGCAAAATATTCAGCTATATCTTTTATTTTATATTTTTCAACTATTATTGTGTTCCCTGTCCTATCATGTATATCACTCATATCCTGCAGGCATGCTATGTATACCGGATTATCAAAATGCCTATACTGAATATAATGCCTTCCGGTTCCATGTGCCGTCTGCCCTGCATCTAATGGCCACCTGTATATGTCACCATACTCCATCTTAAGAAATTCTTCCGGCTTAGAAGGCGCTGCAAAATCATGTCCTTCAAAAGATATTCCTGTTACAGGCAATACAGCATCTGCCCTGCAGAAACCGCTGCACGCACTGACAACAAAAAATGTCTCTATTCCGTATCCTATTCTTCCTGTAGGTACTTCTGATACAAATCCTCCGTCATGCGCTATCCTGTCATTATATTCTATTCTTTCCTTAAAGCTCATCATGCTTTTCCTGCAATATACAGAACACTCATTAACGTATTTTCTAAGATCATCATACGTACAGCTTTCATTATAATAATCCAATGGGAAAATGTCGACAATATACGGATAACTGCTGCCATTACTGCTCTTTACATACGCTGCGAGAAAACTGCCGTTAAGTGTGAATAATATTTCTTTATTTTCATCATACATTTTCCGGACAGTTTCCCTGTAATTATCATTCTGATTCATCTCTAATGAAGATGATACATACAGCATGCCATTTAGATTACAATAATCTATAAGCCTTTTATAATCATCCCGCATCAGCAGTAAATCCATGTCGTCATCCCATGGTACAAATCCTCCATTGCGCACTGCCCCAATAAGGTTGCCCTCGCCCAGCATAAGATGTATACCGATTGATTCAGCCAGATTCTTTACCTTTAATGTTGCATCCAGTAATTCCGTCTGTCTTATTCTAAGTCTTCCTCCAGCAGGCTTAACTCCTCTGACATCTGCCGTGCGCATGAAAAATTCTATTCTTTCCTCTGAACATTTATGTAAATTATCTGCATAAAGATACATAAGCCTGTATATTCCCGCATCAGTCTGAAATTCATCCATAAAATCCTTAGATGTCTTATTCCCCTCCGGTGCAAGATGCTCTCTTAAATATCTGTATACTACGTATTTTTCAATTTCCATACTCTTTAGCTGGTATTCCATCTGGGTACATATCGAATAACCGGCAGCAAGCACAATTATTGCATTATCTGCATAACCATTAAGCCTCGAAGGTGCAATAACCTCTATGTCTCTTATGAAGCTTCCCTGTATATTTACGTTGTTA
This genomic interval carries:
- a CDS encoding galactitol-1-phosphate 5-dehydrogenase, whose protein sequence is MKAWVLHDTDDIRYEDVDMPRLRDGEVLVKVMAAGICGSDIPRIYKTGAHSMPLIPGHEFAGRVIAVDNGSNSDYCNSAGDDGTWLNKRVGIFPLIPCRQCVACRKGMYEMCRNYSYLGSRCNGGFAEYAAVPAANLIELPDNVSYQDAAMLEPSAVACHAIRRVLSGNVEAADDVSIAVCGLGTIGMLIVMLLKSRGYDNIFVIGNKSSQKAMTANLDIPEDNFYDIREGISSGCDAAEWLMEKTDGSGVDVFFECVGKNETVNWAVNSAACGGSICFVGNPYSDMNFDKQTYWKILRNQLHVTGTWNSSFTGDDDDDWHYVLKSIGSGSIMPSKLITHRFRINELESGLKIMRDKSEDYIKIMSVMN
- a CDS encoding 2-C-methyl-D-erythritol 4-phosphate cytidylyltransferase, which codes for MNIALILSGGRGLRLGADIPKQYIEAGGRTIISYCIETIAESSYIDAVQIVADDMWHDRIRKDIDYYDDSHKFRGFTEPGQTRQLSIFNGLESIRKYADDSDVVFIHDAARPCLSGELIESCVSRLTGGNNNEAAEYDGVLPVLPMKDTIYMSNDGMHVDSLLDRSTLFAGQAPELFRLGRYYEANKALLPDRIYSINGSTEPAVIAGMNIAVIPGDENNYKITTNADLERFITAINAGKNGD
- a CDS encoding LicD family protein translates to MRKIILFGTGKYGLEALDYFGSDNVAFFADNNVNIQGSFIRDIEVIAPSRLNGYADNAIIVLAAGYSICTQMEYQLKSMEIEKYVVYRYLREHLAPEGNKTSKDFMDEFQTDAGIYRLMYLYADNLHKCSEERIEFFMRTADVRGVKPAGGRLRIRQTELLDATLKVKNLAESIGIHLMLGEGNLIGAVRNGGFVPWDDDMDLLLMRDDYKRLIDYCNLNGMLYVSSSLEMNQNDNYRETVRKMYDENKEILFTLNGSFLAAYVKSSNGSSYPYIVDIFPLDYYNESCTYDDLRKYVNECSVYCRKSMMSFKERIEYNDRIAHDGGFVSEVPTGRIGYGIETFFVVSACSGFCRADAVLPVTGISFEGHDFAAPSKPEEFLKMEYGDIYRWPLDAGQTAHGTGRHYIQYRHFDNPVYIACLQDMSDIHDRTGNTIIVEKYKIKDIAEYFAIIDKLEEEESNYYVYS
- a CDS encoding ribulose-phosphate 3-epimerase, whose product is MQFELTASMMCADYGHLEREIRELEMGGIDSFHIDIMDGRYVPNFAMSLNDMRYIAGATDKPLDVHLMIEHPNTHIGLFLKNLRRGDTVYIHPEAEYHPSTTLQTIIDAGMIPGIAINPGTSVETVFEMLRIVKKVLVMSVNPGNAGQMYLPYVGHKIDKLLSLKEDMDFEMYWDGACSAQRITEFAPKGMKGFVLGTTLLFGKDRPYKDIIEDIRNLRFRGQL